One Rhizobiales bacterium GAS188 DNA window includes the following coding sequences:
- a CDS encoding chaperonin GroEL has product MSAKDVKFSTDARDRMLRGVEILNSAVKVTLGPKGRNVIIDKAYGAPRITKDGVAVAKEIELLDKFENMGAQMVREVASKTNDLAGDGTTTATVLAASIMREGLKLVAAGMNPMDLKRGIDIAVTAVVKDIERRAKKVQSSEEIAQIGTVASNGDLSVGKMIAEAMRKVGNEGVITIEEAKTAETELDVVEGMQFDRGYLSPYFITNAEKMVAELEDPYILLHEKKLSSLQAMLPVLEAVVQAGKPLLIVAEDIEGEALATLVVNKLRGGLKVAAVKAPGFGDRRKAMLEDIAVLTAGDLIAEDLGIKLENVTLQMLGRAKKVRIEKENTTIIDGAGKKVQIQARIAQIKAQVEETTSDYDREKLQERLAKLTGGVAVIRVGGSTEVEVKEKKDRVEDAMHATKAAVEEGIVPGGGVALLRARKAVLNLKNDNADVQSGINIVLKALEAPIRQIAENSGVEGSIVVSKVSANSSATFGFDAQKEEYVDMLSAGIVDPAKVVRVALQDAASIASLLITTEAMVAETPKTEAPAMPGGGGMGGMGY; this is encoded by the coding sequence ATGTCCGCCAAAGACGTCAAATTCTCCACCGATGCCCGTGACCGCATGCTGCGCGGTGTCGAGATCCTCAACAGCGCCGTCAAGGTGACGCTGGGTCCCAAGGGCCGCAACGTGATCATCGACAAGGCCTATGGCGCGCCGCGCATCACCAAGGATGGAGTCGCGGTCGCCAAGGAGATCGAGCTTCTGGACAAGTTCGAGAACATGGGCGCCCAGATGGTGCGCGAAGTGGCCTCGAAGACCAATGATCTCGCGGGCGACGGCACCACGACCGCGACCGTGCTTGCCGCCTCGATCATGAGGGAAGGCCTCAAGCTGGTCGCCGCCGGCATGAACCCGATGGATCTGAAGCGCGGCATCGACATCGCGGTGACCGCAGTCGTCAAGGACATCGAGCGCCGGGCGAAGAAGGTGCAGTCCTCCGAGGAGATCGCCCAGATCGGGACCGTCGCATCGAATGGCGACCTCTCGGTCGGCAAGATGATCGCCGAGGCGATGCGCAAGGTCGGCAATGAGGGCGTGATCACGATCGAGGAAGCAAAGACTGCCGAGACGGAGCTCGACGTCGTCGAAGGCATGCAGTTCGACCGCGGCTATCTCTCGCCTTACTTCATCACCAATGCCGAGAAGATGGTGGCCGAGCTCGAGGACCCCTACATCCTCCTCCACGAGAAGAAGCTGTCCTCATTGCAGGCGATGCTCCCCGTCCTCGAGGCGGTGGTGCAGGCCGGCAAGCCGCTGCTGATCGTCGCCGAGGACATCGAGGGCGAGGCGCTCGCCACGCTCGTCGTCAACAAGCTGCGCGGCGGCCTCAAGGTTGCGGCCGTGAAGGCACCGGGTTTCGGCGACCGCCGCAAGGCGATGCTCGAGGACATCGCGGTCCTGACCGCCGGCGATTTGATCGCCGAAGACCTCGGCATCAAGCTCGAGAACGTGACGCTCCAGATGCTCGGCCGCGCCAAGAAGGTGCGCATCGAGAAGGAGAACACCACGATCATCGACGGCGCCGGCAAGAAGGTGCAGATCCAGGCCCGCATCGCCCAGATCAAGGCCCAGGTCGAGGAGACGACCTCCGACTATGACCGCGAGAAGCTGCAGGAACGTCTCGCCAAGCTGACGGGCGGCGTCGCGGTGATCCGCGTCGGCGGCTCGACCGAGGTCGAGGTGAAGGAGAAGAAGGATCGCGTCGAGGACGCCATGCATGCGACCAAGGCGGCTGTCGAGGAAGGCATCGTGCCCGGCGGCGGTGTGGCCCTGCTGCGCGCCAGGAAGGCAGTCTTGAACCTCAAGAACGACAATGCCGACGTTCAGTCCGGCATCAATATCGTGCTCAAGGCGCTCGAAGCTCCGATCCGCCAGATCGCCGAGAATTCCGGCGTGGAAGGCTCGATCGTCGTGAGCAAGGTGTCGGCCAACAGCTCCGCCACTTTCGGCTTCGACGCCCAGAAGGAAGAGTATGTGGACATGTTGAGTGCCGGCATCGTCGATCCCGCCAAGGTCGTGCGGGTGGCGCTGCAGGATGCGGCCTCGATCGCGAG
- a CDS encoding chaperonin GroES: MKFRPLHDRVVIRRLAGEDKTKGGIIIPDTVKEKPQEGEVVAVGPGARDESGKLIPIDLKAGDHVLFGKWSGNEVKIDGEELLIMKETDIMGVIERTTAIKKAA; encoded by the coding sequence ATGAAATTTCGTCCGCTGCACGACCGCGTCGTCATCCGCCGGCTCGCCGGTGAGGACAAGACCAAGGGCGGCATCATCATTCCCGATACCGTCAAGGAAAAGCCGCAGGAGGGCGAGGTCGTCGCGGTCGGCCCCGGAGCCCGCGATGAAAGCGGCAAGCTCATCCCAATCGACCTCAAGGCCGGCGATCACGTGCTCTTCGGCAAATGGTCCGGCAACGAGGTCAAGATCGACGGCGAAGAGCTCCTGATCATGAAGGAAACCGACATCATGGGCGTGATCGAGCGGACCACCGCGATCAAGAAAGCCGCCTGA
- a CDS encoding putative ABC transport system substrate-binding protein, with amino-acid sequence MAASAHADTALRQVVCLVGGVSLADEAAQSRIAEFKAALTKLGWAEGRNMSIVIKSSEGDPEKRRQLAKELVALKPDVIVTSSTFETAAVARETKTIPVVFSTATDPVASGFVQSLARPGGNITGFSTNGPAMAGKWLQLLLEAAPGRHPIGVMFNPETAPGAGAWYMAELKAPASEAEVEIVPLPVTAPEEIEGAIARFATSSSPGLILIPDSFTVTHRARIIAAVNAHRIPAISPYRYFVTAGWLMSYGGALEEPGKQVAIYVDLILRGANVAELPVQTTRKFELAINARTADALQLTLPAALLARADQIIQ; translated from the coding sequence ATGGCTGCCAGCGCGCATGCCGACACGGCATTGCGCCAGGTCGTGTGTCTGGTCGGCGGCGTTTCGCTTGCGGATGAAGCGGCCCAATCCCGGATCGCCGAATTCAAGGCGGCGCTCACCAAGCTGGGCTGGGCCGAGGGCCGCAACATGAGCATCGTCATCAAATCCTCGGAGGGAGATCCCGAGAAGCGGCGGCAGCTCGCCAAGGAACTGGTGGCGCTCAAGCCCGATGTGATCGTCACCTCTTCGACCTTCGAAACGGCTGCGGTTGCGCGGGAGACGAAGACGATCCCGGTCGTCTTTTCCACGGCCACAGATCCGGTCGCCAGCGGCTTCGTCCAGAGTCTCGCGCGTCCGGGGGGAAATATCACGGGGTTTTCCACCAACGGGCCCGCAATGGCGGGCAAATGGCTGCAGCTGCTGCTGGAGGCAGCACCGGGCAGGCATCCAATCGGCGTGATGTTCAATCCCGAGACGGCGCCCGGTGCCGGAGCCTGGTATATGGCGGAACTCAAGGCGCCGGCGAGCGAGGCAGAAGTGGAGATCGTGCCTTTGCCGGTGACTGCGCCCGAGGAGATCGAAGGCGCGATCGCCCGTTTTGCGACCTCATCCTCGCCAGGGCTGATCCTCATCCCGGACAGCTTCACCGTGACCCACCGCGCCAGGATCATCGCGGCCGTCAACGCGCATCGCATCCCGGCTATCAGCCCCTACCGTTACTTCGTGACGGCAGGCTGGCTGATGTCCTATGGCGGCGCGCTCGAGGAACCCGGCAAGCAGGTGGCGATCTATGTCGATCTCATCCTGAGGGGCGCCAATGTCGCCGAATTGCCGGTCCAGACCACTCGAAAATTCGAGCTCGCGATCAATGCGAGGACGGCCGACGCGCTGCAGCTCACGCTTCCGGCGGCGCTGCTGGCGCGCGCCGATCAGATCATCCAATGA
- a CDS encoding Signal transduction histidine kinase, whose translation MVRGSLVRGSLLQKFVASSLAIVAIALLANGILDIWFSYQDQKRILVRVQADEARLASERIDQFFTDVVQQMQWANSLPSHLGSADQARLDAIRLLKEVPAIIEFTQVDAQGREELHLSRVARDVVASGADLSSDAGFLKARQQGAFFGPVSFRDGSEPRMTLAVSGTGPDARSAIVELNLKFLWDLVARRVDGSQAQTYVTDADGRLIAHPDLRLVLSRTDMSALVAEATSTPALERGDGRLMRDIEDRSVLSVWTKLDRLGWLVFVDVPVAEVFAPIYLSMFRSGAILIGALLCSALAASLVGRRLARPIQSLSDGAARIGSGDLAHRIDIATDDEFQVLGDSFNRMATRLQESYALLESKVTERTAELAHARDLAVAEHAEAERAKRAAELANETRSRFLAVFSHEIRTPLNGMIGILQILERRRTNAAQRRLLDMASSSGATLVSLVDAILDYAQLEAGTERLSLSDFDVLRLMDNATGLMRPQAEKKGLTLELVHHFAEGPHLAGDVVVGGDSVRINRVLLNLLTNAIKFTASGGIRVEVELKTEAPDQLRLHIAVSDTGMGVPPDMQERIFEDFVQADAGIGRRFGGTGLGLAISRRLAVLMGGDLTCESRLGSGSTFRLALPVAQVRTASARAALATPAAPLTVLVADDDEVNREVGVAMLRDLGHVAMAVATGAEAIDIVRERPCDVVLMDIHMPNMDGVAVAAAIQSLALDHPPRIIGVTADLTVMTRDDLGAVGIMTVLAKPLMREALRRALADPGAETSPVAAKLDAAQFGPTQRRETGTLDESFIAEQLELLGKARLAFLAELFARTSSEVLDEIERAATQDDRDTVRKCAHRMAGSASALGLSELAGQAGWIETQGGRMSSEALAGAIDKIGSLRRRSITVLDAWLADRVAEHHTV comes from the coding sequence GTGGTTCGCGGAAGCCTGGTTCGCGGAAGCCTTTTGCAGAAATTCGTGGCGTCGTCGCTTGCGATCGTGGCGATCGCGCTCCTCGCGAACGGCATCCTCGATATCTGGTTCTCCTACCAGGATCAGAAGCGCATCCTCGTCAGGGTGCAGGCCGACGAGGCGCGCCTGGCCAGCGAGCGGATCGACCAATTCTTCACCGACGTCGTGCAGCAAATGCAATGGGCGAACTCGCTGCCATCGCATCTCGGCAGCGCCGACCAGGCGCGCCTCGATGCCATCCGTCTTTTGAAGGAGGTGCCGGCGATCATCGAATTCACCCAGGTCGACGCGCAAGGGCGGGAAGAATTGCATCTGTCGCGCGTTGCCAGGGATGTCGTCGCCAGCGGCGCCGACCTGTCTTCCGACGCTGGCTTCCTGAAGGCGCGCCAGCAGGGTGCCTTTTTCGGCCCGGTCAGCTTCCGTGACGGCTCGGAGCCGCGCATGACGCTCGCGGTGTCCGGAACCGGGCCCGATGCGCGCTCCGCCATCGTCGAGTTGAACCTCAAATTCCTGTGGGATCTCGTGGCGCGCCGCGTCGATGGTTCGCAGGCGCAAACCTATGTCACCGATGCCGATGGCCGGTTGATCGCCCATCCGGACCTGCGTCTCGTGCTGAGCCGAACCGACATGTCGGCTCTCGTCGCCGAGGCCACCTCCACTCCCGCTCTCGAACGCGGAGACGGGCGCCTGATGCGCGATATCGAGGATCGCAGCGTCCTGTCGGTGTGGACGAAGCTCGATCGCCTGGGCTGGCTGGTCTTCGTCGATGTTCCGGTCGCGGAGGTCTTCGCGCCGATCTACCTATCGATGTTCCGTTCAGGCGCGATCCTGATCGGCGCTCTCCTATGCTCGGCGCTGGCCGCCTCGCTGGTGGGACGTCGGCTCGCTCGACCGATCCAGAGCCTGAGCGACGGCGCGGCGCGCATCGGCAGCGGCGACCTCGCGCATCGCATCGACATCGCGACCGACGACGAATTTCAGGTGCTCGGCGACAGCTTCAACCGGATGGCCACAAGGCTCCAGGAATCCTACGCCCTGCTCGAGAGCAAGGTGACCGAGCGCACCGCCGAGCTCGCGCATGCGCGCGACCTGGCCGTTGCCGAGCACGCGGAAGCCGAGCGCGCCAAGCGGGCTGCGGAACTGGCGAATGAAACGAGATCGCGCTTCCTTGCGGTTTTCAGCCACGAAATCCGGACGCCGCTCAACGGCATGATCGGCATCCTGCAGATATTGGAGCGCCGCCGCACCAATGCCGCGCAGCGGCGCCTCCTGGATATGGCCTCGTCCTCGGGCGCGACGCTCGTCTCGCTGGTCGATGCCATCCTCGATTACGCGCAGCTCGAAGCCGGCACCGAAAGATTGTCGCTGTCCGATTTCGATGTGTTGCGGCTCATGGACAATGCGACGGGCTTGATGCGCCCCCAGGCCGAGAAGAAGGGCCTGACGCTCGAGCTCGTCCACCATTTTGCGGAAGGACCGCACCTTGCCGGCGACGTGGTGGTCGGCGGCGATTCCGTCAGGATCAACCGGGTCCTGCTCAACCTTCTCACCAACGCCATCAAGTTCACGGCGAGCGGCGGAATCCGCGTCGAGGTCGAGCTCAAGACAGAGGCGCCGGACCAGCTTCGGTTGCACATCGCCGTCAGCGACACCGGAATGGGCGTCCCGCCCGATATGCAGGAACGCATCTTCGAGGACTTCGTTCAGGCCGATGCGGGGATCGGGCGGCGTTTCGGCGGCACGGGGCTGGGCCTGGCCATTTCGCGGCGGCTGGCTGTCTTGATGGGAGGCGACCTGACCTGCGAGAGCCGCCTCGGCAGCGGCAGCACCTTCCGCCTCGCTCTTCCGGTCGCCCAAGTGAGGACAGCATCGGCAAGGGCAGCTTTGGCAACGCCGGCAGCTCCGTTGACCGTGCTCGTGGCCGATGACGATGAGGTGAACCGCGAAGTCGGCGTCGCGATGTTGCGCGATCTCGGCCATGTGGCGATGGCGGTCGCGACCGGCGCCGAGGCGATCGATATCGTCAGGGAACGGCCTTGCGACGTGGTGCTGATGGATATCCATATGCCAAATATGGACGGGGTCGCAGTCGCGGCCGCGATCCAATCGCTCGCTCTCGATCATCCCCCGCGCATCATAGGGGTGACGGCCGATCTCACGGTGATGACGCGCGACGATCTCGGTGCCGTCGGGATCATGACCGTGCTGGCGAAGCCGCTGATGCGCGAGGCGCTGCGCCGAGCGCTCGCCGATCCCGGTGCCGAGACTTCGCCTGTCGCAGCAAAACTTGACGCCGCACAATTTGGCCCCACACAACGTCGCGAGACCGGCACGCTGGATGAGAGCTTCATAGCCGAACAGCTCGAACTTCTCGGAAAGGCCCGGCTGGCTTTTCTCGCCGAGCTTTTTGCCAGGACGTCTTCCGAGGTCCTTGACGAGATCGAGCGCGCCGCGACACAGGATGATCGCGACACGGTCCGCAAGTGCGCGCATCGGATGGCCGGCTCGGCGAGTGCCTTGGGGTTGAGCGAGCTCGCCGGTCAGGCCGGCTGGATCGAGACGCAAGGGGGGCGCATGAGCAGCGAAGCCCTCGCCGGTGCGATCGACAAGATCGGTTCCCTTCGCCGGCGCTCCATCACCGTTCTCGACGCCTGGCTCGCCGATCGCGTCGCCGAGCATCACACCGTCTAG
- a CDS encoding two-component system, OmpR family, torCAD operon response regulator TorR has translation MMNESLSVKQGGVRRERLVVVEDDPVTRAMIAGYFTDHGFAVEEAASGAECRQALRRRKADLVFVDVQLPDCDGFDLAKEVRAKSDTGIIFVTRRDSEIDRILGLELAGDHYVTKPVNLRDLLARARSVLRRKAVDREAARQRSVVTFGCWMLDLVRRELMTVDGTPVQLTRAEFDLLAAIVDADGRPLARDYLIEVISNRRRDVDVRTVDALVVRLRRKLVGSGEQPVIVTLTGIGYKLGVPTT, from the coding sequence ATGATGAATGAAAGTCTATCGGTGAAGCAGGGCGGTGTCCGACGCGAGAGGCTGGTCGTGGTCGAGGACGACCCCGTCACGCGGGCCATGATCGCCGGGTATTTCACCGATCACGGCTTCGCGGTCGAGGAGGCGGCGAGCGGCGCGGAGTGCCGGCAGGCCTTGCGGCGGCGCAAAGCCGATCTCGTCTTCGTCGATGTCCAGCTCCCCGATTGCGACGGCTTCGATCTCGCCAAGGAAGTGCGCGCCAAGAGCGATACCGGGATCATCTTCGTGACGCGGCGCGACAGCGAAATCGATCGCATCCTCGGTCTCGAGCTCGCCGGCGACCATTACGTCACCAAACCGGTCAATCTTCGCGATCTTCTGGCGCGAGCCCGCTCGGTGCTGCGGCGCAAGGCCGTCGACCGCGAGGCCGCGCGCCAGAGAAGCGTCGTGACCTTCGGCTGCTGGATGCTCGATCTGGTGCGGCGCGAGCTCATGACCGTCGACGGCACGCCCGTGCAGCTGACGCGCGCCGAGTTCGATCTCCTGGCGGCGATCGTCGACGCGGATGGCAGGCCTCTGGCCCGGGACTACCTCATCGAGGTCATCAGCAATCGCCGCCGCGATGTCGATGTGCGCACCGTCGACGCGCTCGTGGTCCGCTTGCGGCGCAAGCTCGTGGGCAGCGGCGAACAACCGGTGATCGTCACCTTGACGGGCATCGGCTACAAGCTCGGCGTGCCGACCACCTAA
- a CDS encoding Invasion protein IalB, involved in pathogenesis produces MMTRLLSPWLLLSLLATGTAAAATPATGVGATAPSRPKESRLELRLAQAAPQPAAPASSLPGGASSLQETYQDWQVACVQQGAGKHCALSQQQSDSKSQQRVLSIELSMPRPDKAEGVLILPFGLALDKGVILQVDDGAPAPAIRFRTCLPVGCVVPIAFEAPTLAAIRKAGVIKVKVVADNGSDAAFSISLKGFAGALERTVALAR; encoded by the coding sequence ATGATGACGAGACTGCTCTCTCCCTGGCTTCTCCTGTCCCTGCTGGCAACCGGCACGGCCGCCGCGGCCACCCCCGCCACGGGCGTTGGCGCGACGGCGCCGTCTCGGCCAAAGGAATCGCGCCTCGAATTGCGTCTCGCCCAGGCGGCGCCGCAGCCCGCGGCCCCGGCCTCGAGCCTGCCGGGCGGGGCGTCCTCGCTCCAGGAGACCTATCAGGATTGGCAAGTGGCCTGCGTCCAGCAGGGCGCGGGAAAGCACTGCGCCCTGTCGCAACAGCAAAGCGACTCAAAGAGCCAGCAACGCGTCCTCAGCATCGAATTGTCCATGCCGCGCCCGGACAAGGCGGAAGGCGTGCTGATCCTGCCCTTCGGCCTGGCGCTCGACAAGGGCGTGATCCTGCAGGTCGATGATGGCGCCCCGGCGCCAGCCATTCGCTTTCGCACCTGCCTCCCCGTCGGCTGCGTCGTGCCGATCGCGTTCGAGGCCCCGACCCTTGCTGCGATCCGCAAGGCCGGTGTCATCAAGGTCAAGGTCGTGGCCGATAATGGCAGCGATGCAGCTTTCTCCATTTCGCTCAAGGGTTTCGCCGGCGCCCTCGAGCGCACTGTGGCGCTCGCGCGCTGA